In Thiofilum sp., the genomic window AGATACGTCACGCATAGTACGAATATTTTCCCGAATCCGGTCAAATACAACGACTGATTCATTCACCGAATAACCTAGTATGGCTAGGACACCGGCTAGAACGGTTAAGTCGAATTGCCATTGGAAAAAAGCAAAAACGCCTAAAATAATGACCACATCGTGTAGGTTTGCAATAATAGCAGCTACCGCAAAACGCCATTCAAAACGGAAGGCAAGATAGATAATAATACCTGCCGCCACTAATAATAAGGCTAGACCACCATTTTCATAGAGTTCTTGCCCTACTTGTGGACCGACAAACTCTTGGCTACGTAATTCAATATTAGTATCTTGGGTCTTTAAAGTATTCAGTACGGTTTCACTGACTTGTGCACCCGTCATACCTTCTTTAACGGGTAAACGAATCATTACATCACGGCTAGTACCTAAGTTTTGAATTAATACCTCTTCAAAACCAATGTCTTTAACCGCTGTACGGATTTGTTCGATAGGAGCGGCTTGGCTGTAGCGTAATTCCATTACAGTACCACCCGTGAAATCTACCCCTAAATGCAAACCTTTAAAAATGAGTGCTAATACAGACAAAGTAAAGGTTAATAGTGAAATAGCTGTCGTGATTTTCCCATAGCGCATAAAGGGTATGGGTTTTTTAAAGTGGAAAAACTCAAGCATTATGCGCATCCTTAAATGGAAACATGGGTTAAACGTGGTTTAGAACCATAGTATAGATTTACCATAGCACGCGAAACGGTAACAGCACTAAACATGGAGGTTAAAATACCCAAACATAATACCACCGCGAAACCGCGCACCGGTCCTGCACCTAGTAAGAATAGTGCTATACCTGCAATCAAGGTGGTTAAGTTAGAGTCGATAATAGTGCCCCAAGCACGCTCATAACCCGTATTAATGGCTACTTGTGGAGGCGCACCACTTCTCAATTCCTCTCGAATGCGCTCGTTAATCAAGACGTTAGCATCAATCGCCATACCTAGGGTTAAGGCAATAGCCGCCAAACCGGGGAGGGTAAGCGTCGCTTGTAACATCGATAAAATGGCAAAAAGTAAAAAGCCATTGATAGCTAGGGCAATACTGGAAATGACACCAAAAACTCGATAATACACGATCATAAAAATGACTACGGCAATAAAGCCCCAAATATTGGAGTTCACACCTTTAGCAATATTTTCAGCCCCCATACTAGGACCAATAGTGCGTTCTTCTACAATATATAAGGGAGCTGCTAATGCACCCGCACGCAATAATAAGGCAAGATTAGTGGCTTCTTTAGTTGAGTCTAAACCGGTAATTTGGAAGTTTTTACTGAGTTGTGTTTGAATTTGCGCGACATTAATGACTTCTTGAGTAGTATTACTTTTTAGTTCTACCTTACCATTAACTTCTTTACGCTCTAGTTTAGTTTCAATAAAGACCACAGACATTAAGCGCTTAACATTTTCGCCCGTGACTTTAGAAAACCGATTAGCCCCTTTGCTATCTAAAGTAATATGTACCGCTGGACGATTTTGTTCATCAAAGCCTGCATTAGCATCCACAATATATTCACCTGTGAGCATCACTTGGCGTTTTAAAAGAATCGGATTGCCATTGCGTTCATAATAAAGTTGTGAGTTTAAGGGGATACGTTTAGTTTGTTGGGCTTGCAGAGGATCATTATCTTCATCTACTAGCTTGAATTCGAGAGTCGCGGTCGCACCTAAAATATCACGCGCTTGATTAGGATCTTGAATACCTGCTAATTGCACCAC contains:
- the secF gene encoding protein translocase subunit SecF: MLEFFHFKKPIPFMRYGKITTAISLLTFTLSVLALIFKGLHLGVDFTGGTVMELRYSQAAPIEQIRTAVKDIGFEEVLIQNLGTSRDVMIRLPVKEGMTGAQVSETVLNTLKTQDTNIELRSQEFVGPQVGQELYENGGLALLLVAAGIIIYLAFRFEWRFAVAAIIANLHDVVIILGVFAFFQWQFDLTVLAGVLAILGYSVNESVVVFDRIRENIRTMRDVSIADIIDSAITTTMSRTIITHGSTQIMVLAMLFFGGEALHNFALALTIGIMFGIYSSVLVASPLLLFFGLKREHMIQQTKTLEGMNPDGSIV
- the secD gene encoding protein translocase subunit SecD, with the translated sequence MNRYPLWKYLLIGLILLIGVIYAIPNFFPAVPAVQISSKLDETIDTATLQRFEQALQTKGLTPTATSAKGSQATFRFENTDQQLQALEVVKETAGNQFSSALNLVSSTPAWLRALNANPMYLGLDLRGGVHFLMEVDMKAALDKNLTRYEDEFRDVLRNKKIQYQGVAREGEVIHVRFEDSALRDAGLKALRTEYPTQLLIEPSADTNNLKATMTPIELQTIKKNALQQNITTLRKRVNELGVAEPVIQQQGAERIVVQLAGIQDPNQARDILGATATLEFKLVDEDNDPLQAQQTKRIPLNSQLYYERNGNPILLKRQVMLTGEYIVDANAGFDEQNRPAVHITLDSKGANRFSKVTGENVKRLMSVVFIETKLERKEVNGKVELKSNTTQEVINVAQIQTQLSKNFQITGLDSTKEATNLALLLRAGALAAPLYIVEERTIGPSMGAENIAKGVNSNIWGFIAVVIFMIVYYRVFGVISSIALAINGFLLFAILSMLQATLTLPGLAAIALTLGMAIDANVLINERIREELRSGAPPQVAINTGYERAWGTIIDSNLTTLIAGIALFLLGAGPVRGFAVVLCLGILTSMFSAVTVSRAMVNLYYGSKPRLTHVSI